In one Bacillus sp. PK3_68 genomic region, the following are encoded:
- a CDS encoding thioesterase family protein: protein MDKQWVILKDHVQDEWLDYNGHMNDAEYARVFSWAGFNWMKEVGFNDAFRRKHQYTIFTLESHICYLAEMKPNEAFEVSLQVLDYDKKRVHFFFQLFGSNGKRAATCEQILMGMDQKQRRPAPFPHELFEKIKHLAEQQAGLPRPKEVGQTIGIRRKDKQKDH, encoded by the coding sequence ATGGATAAGCAGTGGGTCATTCTCAAAGATCACGTACAGGATGAGTGGCTGGACTACAATGGACATATGAACGATGCTGAATATGCGCGTGTTTTCAGCTGGGCAGGATTTAACTGGATGAAGGAGGTGGGCTTTAATGACGCATTTCGTCGGAAACACCAATATACAATTTTTACACTGGAAAGCCATATTTGCTACTTGGCGGAGATGAAACCAAATGAAGCATTCGAAGTTTCTCTTCAGGTACTTGATTACGATAAAAAGCGAGTTCATTTCTTTTTTCAATTATTCGGCAGCAATGGAAAGCGGGCAGCAACATGCGAGCAAATACTCATGGGCATGGATCAAAAACAACGCCGGCCGGCCCCGTTTCCACATGAGCTGTTTGAAAAAATCAAGCATCTGGCTGAACAGCAAGCCGGACTGCCCAGACCAAAAGAAGTTGGACAAACCATTGGTATCCGCAGGAAAGATAAACAAAAAGATCATTAA
- a CDS encoding APC family permease — protein MEERTQLDKTLKPHWVWAIALGSAIGWGSFVLPADWMAKPGPIGAAIGFGIGGLLMILIAVSYGFLIRHFPVSGGEFAYAYLGFGRTNAYICGWFLVLGYMSIVALNASAMALLFKFTIPKVAMKGQMYSIAGWDVYFTEVLIATIALCVFAWLNIRGASFSGRLQFIFCVILVLGVAALGIGMFTHPDSSLSHLQPAFNPEIPALSAILTIVAIAPFAFVGFDNVPQSAEEFDFPAKKAFSLIVWALVFATLIYVTNILFTAVGMPWQDLVAKQSIWGTGDVVAGAFGNIGLIVLAIAICMGIFTGLNGFYVSASRLLFAMARAKILPDVFGKLHPTYRTPYAGIIFTMIICLVAPWFGRQVLLWIVDMASIGVAVAYFYTCFAAYKFFKWSGDESVIEGAVSPGKKLCSLLGVISSLSFVILLAVPGSPAFMGGPSWIALLIWLAIGVLFYTVYGKSYKQIPKKELDYYILGEHSHLADGFNHRASADPDEKIAP, from the coding sequence ATGGAAGAAAGAACGCAGCTGGACAAGACGCTGAAACCACACTGGGTTTGGGCGATTGCCCTAGGATCAGCAATCGGCTGGGGAAGCTTTGTCCTTCCGGCAGACTGGATGGCAAAGCCAGGGCCAATCGGGGCAGCCATCGGATTTGGGATTGGCGGGCTTCTCATGATTTTAATTGCAGTCAGTTACGGGTTTCTAATTAGGCATTTTCCAGTTTCAGGGGGAGAATTTGCTTACGCGTATCTTGGTTTTGGAAGGACGAATGCCTACATTTGCGGCTGGTTTTTAGTGCTCGGTTATATGAGTATTGTCGCTTTGAATGCGTCTGCTATGGCACTTTTATTTAAATTTACGATTCCTAAAGTAGCGATGAAAGGGCAGATGTATAGTATTGCTGGCTGGGATGTTTATTTTACTGAAGTGTTGATCGCAACGATTGCTTTGTGTGTGTTTGCCTGGCTCAATATCCGCGGTGCCTCTTTTTCTGGCCGGCTGCAGTTTATCTTTTGTGTCATTCTCGTGTTAGGAGTAGCTGCATTGGGAATCGGCATGTTTACGCATCCTGACTCATCTTTATCTCATTTGCAGCCGGCATTTAACCCGGAAATTCCAGCTTTATCGGCTATCCTGACAATTGTAGCCATTGCTCCTTTCGCCTTCGTTGGTTTTGACAACGTACCGCAATCAGCGGAAGAGTTTGATTTTCCTGCTAAAAAAGCGTTTTCGTTGATTGTGTGGGCTCTTGTTTTTGCTACGCTCATTTACGTAACCAATATTCTTTTCACTGCTGTTGGCATGCCATGGCAGGATTTGGTTGCCAAGCAGTCGATCTGGGGGACAGGAGACGTGGTTGCCGGGGCGTTTGGCAATATCGGTTTAATTGTTTTAGCGATTGCAATCTGCATGGGCATCTTTACGGGTTTAAACGGCTTTTATGTATCGGCAAGCCGTTTGCTGTTTGCCATGGCCCGTGCGAAAATATTGCCTGATGTATTCGGAAAGCTTCATCCAACCTATAGAACGCCTTATGCTGGTATCATTTTTACGATGATTATCTGTTTAGTTGCCCCGTGGTTTGGCAGACAGGTACTGCTTTGGATCGTTGATATGGCTTCTATTGGTGTAGCAGTTGCCTATTTTTATACTTGTTTTGCGGCTTATAAGTTTTTCAAATGGTCCGGAGACGAATCTGTTATCGAGGGAGCTGTTTCACCAGGAAAAAAATTATGCAGTTTACTCGGCGTTATTAGCAGTCTCTCTTTCGTTATCTTACTTGCTGTTCCGGGATCGCCAGCATTTATGGGAGGACCATCCTGGATAGCTTTACTCATTTGGCTGGCTATAGGGGTTCTGTTTTACACAGTGTATGGGAAGTCGTACAAACAAATTCCGAAGAAAGAGCTTGATTATTACATTCTTGGCGAGCACAGCCACTTGGCTGATGGATTTAATCATCGGGCATCGGCTGATCCAGATGAGAAGATAGCGCCTTAA
- a CDS encoding aldehyde dehydrogenase family protein yields MPIFEQSNKSFLNGQWTEGKSERVGKIINPYDESEIAAVKLATKGQVKEAFEIAKQAQKEWAKTTADERKAVLKKAADYLKEHKEDVQKTITRETGGTAVKAGVEIGLTIGLLEQAVKYAGELDEIKEISDPIEGKVNHVHRLPLGVISSISPFNFPMNLSMRAIAPALALGNAVVHKPALQTGLTGGVILAKAFEEAGLPKGVFNMILTDLEEIGNEMLENPIPRLISFTGSTPVGKLIGRIAGENFKRVALELGGNNPFVVLSDADVDRAVDAAIFGKFIHQGQICMIINRLIIHKAVYEEFKQKFVERVKQLPAGDPSDPNTVIGPLMNKNQLNKALQIIEKAKQKGVNIALEGRAEGNVLTPFVFSEVDNSSELAQTELFAPIASLIKAETDEEAIELANDTQYGLSSAIFTTDLEKGEQLALQIDSGMTHINDQTVNDSPVVPFGGNKQSGMGRFGYPWVIEEFTVTKWVSLQTKYRTYPF; encoded by the coding sequence ATGCCAATATTCGAACAATCCAACAAAAGCTTTTTAAATGGTCAGTGGACAGAAGGGAAGAGCGAACGGGTTGGAAAGATTATTAATCCGTACGATGAATCAGAGATTGCTGCCGTCAAATTGGCGACAAAGGGGCAGGTAAAAGAAGCATTTGAAATAGCAAAGCAGGCTCAGAAAGAGTGGGCAAAGACAACAGCTGATGAGCGAAAAGCAGTTTTGAAGAAAGCAGCGGATTATTTGAAAGAACATAAGGAAGATGTTCAAAAGACAATAACTCGTGAAACAGGGGGAACGGCCGTAAAGGCAGGCGTAGAGATCGGTTTGACCATTGGGTTGCTTGAACAGGCTGTTAAATATGCAGGAGAACTAGATGAAATAAAAGAAATATCTGATCCGATTGAAGGGAAAGTGAACCATGTTCATCGCCTGCCGCTCGGTGTTATTTCCTCTATTTCGCCGTTTAACTTTCCAATGAACTTATCTATGCGGGCGATTGCTCCAGCTCTTGCCCTTGGCAATGCCGTTGTTCACAAGCCGGCTTTACAGACAGGGCTTACTGGCGGTGTTATCTTGGCGAAAGCCTTTGAAGAAGCCGGCCTTCCTAAAGGCGTCTTTAATATGATCTTGACGGACCTTGAAGAAATAGGAAATGAGATGCTGGAAAATCCGATTCCGCGCTTAATCAGCTTTACAGGATCTACTCCGGTCGGAAAATTAATCGGCCGCATCGCGGGTGAAAACTTTAAGCGGGTAGCCCTTGAATTAGGCGGCAACAATCCGTTCGTTGTATTGTCAGATGCGGATGTAGATCGGGCAGTGGATGCGGCAATATTTGGAAAGTTTATCCATCAGGGGCAGATTTGCATGATCATTAATCGCTTGATCATTCATAAAGCTGTCTATGAGGAATTTAAGCAGAAATTTGTAGAGCGTGTGAAACAATTACCGGCGGGTGATCCAAGTGATCCAAATACAGTTATTGGCCCGTTAATGAATAAAAATCAATTAAATAAAGCGTTGCAGATTATCGAAAAAGCTAAGCAGAAAGGTGTGAACATTGCTTTAGAAGGAAGAGCGGAAGGCAACGTATTAACGCCGTTCGTTTTTTCAGAAGTAGATAATTCAAGCGAGCTTGCCCAGACAGAATTATTTGCCCCGATTGCCTCTCTTATTAAAGCAGAAACGGACGAGGAGGCAATTGAACTGGCTAATGATACACAGTATGGCTTAAGTTCAGCCATCTTTACGACGGACTTGGAGAAGGGGGAGCAGCTTGCTCTTCAAATTGATAGCGGCATGACTCATATTAATGATCAGACAGTGAATGACAGCCCGGTTGTTCCGTTTGGCGGCAACAAACAAAGCGGAATGGGCCGGTTCGGTTACCCGTGGGTCATTGAAGAGTTTACTGTTACTAAATGGGTTTCTCTGCAAACAAAGTATCGCACGTACCCTTTTTAG
- a CDS encoding YbjQ family protein has protein sequence MIIVTTEKIAGYKVTEIKGPVFGLTVRARGIGKDIVASFKGLVGGEINQYTEMLEDARKQAMDRMVQNAKAMDANAIIMMRFDSGEIGQNMSEIVAYGTAVTVEQE, from the coding sequence ATGATCATTGTGACTACAGAGAAAATTGCCGGCTATAAGGTTACTGAAATAAAAGGACCTGTGTTTGGCTTAACCGTTAGAGCACGGGGAATTGGAAAAGATATTGTCGCTTCATTTAAAGGCCTTGTGGGCGGAGAAATCAATCAGTATACAGAGATGCTAGAAGATGCGCGGAAACAGGCAATGGACCGCATGGTTCAAAATGCCAAAGCTATGGACGCCAACGCTATTATTATGATGAGATTTGACTCTGGAGAAATCGGTCAAAACATGAGCGAAATCGTTGCTTACGGGACAGCTGTTACTGTGGAACAGGAATAA
- a CDS encoding zinc ribbon domain-containing protein: MPSYTFKCNQCGEFTLFFKSMSSYKGTSLCPNCQQEASRVYLPPNLYAYSQEVRTRIERGMEPRRVTRDELGPRQRRKPPQVSRPWQVGH; this comes from the coding sequence TTGCCGAGTTATACGTTCAAATGCAATCAATGCGGTGAATTCACTTTATTTTTCAAGTCAATGTCGAGTTATAAAGGGACCTCATTATGCCCAAACTGCCAGCAGGAAGCGTCTCGGGTATACTTACCTCCTAATTTATATGCTTATTCCCAAGAAGTGCGGACAAGAATTGAAAGAGGAATGGAGCCGCGCAGAGTAACGAGAGACGAATTAGGACCAAGACAAAGGAGAAAGCCGCCCCAGGTAAGCCGCCCATGGCAAGTGGGGCATTAA
- the fmdA gene encoding formamidase — MPKTLFKLDLSKPMEQQAHPGHNRWHPDIPAAFSVEPGESFRMECKDWTDGQISNDDNPNDIRDVILPRVHVLSGPVYVNGVEPGDLLVVDILDIGAFPEYEWGFNGIFAKENGGSFLVEHFPEAAKSIWDFEGIYTTSRHVPDVKFAGLIHPGLIGVAPSMEMLQEWNRRENELKMTDPDRVPELATSPQVEHAVLGTLKGAEFDRVAKEGARTVPPRENGGNCDIKNLSKGSRIFFPVFVDGAKLSVGDLHFSQGDGEITFCGGIEMAGWIDLKVDVIKGGMEKYKIKDNPVFKPGPVEPHYSDYLVFEGISVDEFDGKQHYLDAHIAYRRACLNAIEYLKTLGYTGEQAYMLLSTAPIEGRISGIVDIPNACCTVAIPTKIFEKDIDPK; from the coding sequence ATGCCAAAAACGTTATTCAAACTTGACCTTAGCAAGCCAATGGAACAGCAGGCCCATCCTGGACACAATCGCTGGCATCCGGATATTCCAGCAGCTTTTTCAGTAGAGCCAGGAGAATCTTTTCGGATGGAGTGCAAAGATTGGACAGATGGCCAAATTAGCAATGATGACAATCCAAATGATATACGGGATGTTATTTTGCCGCGAGTGCATGTTTTAAGCGGGCCTGTTTATGTCAATGGAGTGGAACCGGGAGACTTGCTTGTCGTAGATATTTTAGATATCGGTGCCTTTCCGGAATATGAATGGGGATTTAACGGAATATTCGCCAAGGAAAACGGCGGCAGCTTTTTAGTGGAGCACTTCCCAGAAGCAGCAAAATCTATCTGGGACTTTGAAGGAATTTATACGACTTCAAGACATGTACCGGATGTGAAGTTTGCTGGGCTTATTCACCCTGGCTTAATCGGGGTAGCCCCTTCTATGGAGATGCTGCAGGAGTGGAATAGAAGGGAAAATGAGCTAAAGATGACGGACCCAGACCGTGTGCCGGAACTGGCCACTTCCCCGCAGGTTGAGCATGCAGTACTCGGTACGCTGAAAGGAGCAGAATTTGACCGGGTGGCTAAGGAAGGAGCTCGAACAGTTCCGCCAAGGGAAAACGGTGGGAACTGTGACATTAAAAACTTGTCCAAAGGCTCAAGGATCTTCTTCCCGGTGTTTGTAGACGGAGCTAAGTTATCAGTCGGAGATCTCCACTTTTCACAGGGGGACGGCGAGATTACTTTCTGCGGCGGAATTGAGATGGCAGGGTGGATTGATCTAAAGGTAGATGTGATTAAAGGCGGCATGGAGAAGTACAAAATTAAAGATAACCCTGTTTTTAAACCAGGTCCGGTTGAACCGCATTACTCAGACTATCTTGTATTTGAAGGAATTTCTGTAGATGAGTTTGATGGGAAACAGCATTACCTGGATGCTCATATTGCTTATCGCAGAGCTTGTTTAAATGCTATTGAGTATTTGAAAACGCTCGGTTATACGGGAGAACAGGCTTACATGCTCTTAAGTACGGCACCTATTGAGGGACGAATCAGCGGAATCGTTGATATTCCGAATGCGTGCTGTACGGTAGCCATTCCGACAAAAATATTTGAAAAGGATATCGATCCGAAGTAA
- a CDS encoding chromate transporter codes for MNWKVYFDIVAAMIRTGILGYGGGPSVIPLFRHEAVTRYKWISDEEFGEVLAFANALPGPIATKMAAHLGYQQKGALGASIAVIAHIFPTTVGIVALMGVLYTLKESPVISGMIGAVRPVIAVLLGMMAYEFCAKTWKGLGKAVGLLFGLLSFLLLAILDTHPAVVIILFLAYGTVHIKFSGWAKHKWKKPKTDQDSEGSE; via the coding sequence ATGAATTGGAAAGTGTATTTCGATATTGTTGCGGCTATGATAAGAACGGGCATTTTAGGATACGGAGGCGGCCCTTCGGTCATTCCGCTTTTTCGTCATGAAGCCGTTACACGCTATAAGTGGATCAGCGATGAAGAATTTGGTGAAGTCCTCGCCTTTGCTAATGCTTTGCCAGGTCCGATTGCTACAAAAATGGCTGCCCACCTCGGCTACCAGCAAAAAGGTGCGCTTGGTGCATCAATCGCTGTGATCGCTCATATTTTTCCTACCACTGTCGGCATAGTCGCTCTAATGGGCGTGCTCTATACTCTGAAAGAATCTCCTGTAATTTCAGGAATGATTGGAGCGGTCCGGCCCGTCATTGCCGTTTTGCTCGGCATGATGGCTTACGAATTCTGCGCAAAAACATGGAAAGGTTTAGGAAAAGCCGTCGGCTTGTTGTTCGGCCTTCTATCCTTCCTATTGCTTGCCATTCTGGATACTCATCCGGCTGTTGTCATCATACTTTTCTTAGCTTATGGCACGGTCCACATCAAGTTTTCCGGATGGGCTAAACACAAATGGAAGAAGCCTAAAACAGACCAAGATAGCGAGGGATCAGAATGA
- a CDS encoding chromate transporter: MIFWQLFSAFFVANLLGYGGGPASIPLMQQEVVDHYGWMTNEQFVDMLAVANALPGPISTKIAALAGYQQAGWLGLAVATFATVAPSAIAIIILLKILSRFKQSPVVKGMTLLVQPVIATMMILLTWEFSHVSFSSIGYLQSLLIGIIALLAMTKWKIHPAIVIVAAFIYGGLVLPHFSSY; the protein is encoded by the coding sequence ATGATTTTTTGGCAATTGTTTTCTGCCTTTTTTGTTGCGAACTTGCTCGGTTATGGCGGAGGCCCGGCATCCATTCCGCTGATGCAGCAGGAAGTAGTCGATCACTACGGCTGGATGACCAATGAACAATTTGTAGACATGCTGGCTGTTGCCAACGCCTTACCCGGACCCATTTCAACTAAGATTGCCGCATTGGCCGGCTATCAGCAGGCTGGCTGGCTCGGACTGGCAGTAGCCACTTTCGCTACTGTCGCTCCTTCCGCCATCGCTATTATCATTCTCCTTAAGATATTAAGTCGATTTAAACAGTCTCCTGTTGTAAAAGGAATGACCTTACTCGTTCAACCGGTCATTGCAACAATGATGATCCTGCTGACATGGGAGTTTAGCCACGTATCTTTTAGCTCCATCGGTTATTTGCAATCTCTTCTGATCGGAATCATTGCATTACTGGCAATGACAAAGTGGAAAATCCACCCTGCCATTGTCATCGTAGCCGCCTTTATTTATGGCGGATTAGTATTGCCGCATTTTTCTTCCTATTAA
- a CDS encoding amino acid permease, protein MPNNASQPTILSTNEANNQLAQEPSQELKRSLKSRHLTMIALGGTIGTGLFLASGSAIHTAGPGGALLAYGAIGIMVYFVMISLAEMAAFLPVAGSFSTYATRFVDPALGFALGWNYWYNWAITIASELAAVTLIMKFWFPNSPSILWSGLCLAVIFLLNYLSVKGFGESEYWFSMIKVTAVIVFLITGVLMIFGIVGGEYIGFKNFTIGDAPFQGGFMTILGIFMAAGYSFQGTELFGVAAGETDNPSRAIPKAVRQVFWRILLFYIFAILVISLIIPYTTASLASEDVTVSPFTLVFDQAGVAFAASVMNAIILTSVLSAGSSGMYASTRMLWDLAREGKAPKFLARLDRRGVPVNALIITSLVGTLAFLASFFGDGAVYIWLLNASGMSGFIAWLGIAISHYRFRRAYMAQGHDLRDLPYRAKWFPFGPLFALTLCTIVILGQNYSAFTSGTIDWNGAIISYIGLPLFIVVWLGYKVAKKTKVVPLEKCNLNKP, encoded by the coding sequence ATGCCAAATAACGCCTCTCAACCTACTATCTTGTCAACGAATGAGGCAAACAATCAGCTAGCACAAGAACCATCACAAGAGTTAAAACGAAGTTTAAAGTCAAGACATTTAACAATGATCGCACTTGGAGGAACAATCGGCACGGGCCTATTCCTCGCAAGCGGAAGTGCTATTCATACAGCAGGGCCGGGAGGAGCGCTCCTTGCTTATGGGGCAATTGGAATTATGGTTTATTTCGTAATGATCAGTCTTGCTGAAATGGCTGCTTTTTTGCCGGTAGCCGGTTCATTCAGCACTTATGCGACCCGCTTCGTAGATCCGGCATTGGGGTTTGCGCTCGGCTGGAATTACTGGTATAACTGGGCAATTACGATTGCTTCTGAGCTTGCTGCTGTAACATTAATTATGAAATTTTGGTTCCCAAACAGCCCTTCCATTCTTTGGAGCGGATTATGTTTAGCGGTTATCTTTCTATTAAACTATCTTTCTGTCAAAGGGTTTGGAGAGTCAGAATACTGGTTTTCAATGATAAAAGTAACGGCAGTCATTGTATTTCTAATTACAGGGGTTTTGATGATTTTCGGTATTGTTGGTGGTGAATATATCGGCTTTAAAAACTTTACGATTGGAGATGCTCCATTCCAAGGTGGATTCATGACGATTCTTGGGATCTTTATGGCGGCTGGTTACTCATTCCAGGGAACAGAGCTTTTCGGAGTAGCTGCCGGCGAAACAGATAACCCGTCTCGCGCTATTCCAAAAGCAGTTCGACAAGTGTTCTGGCGGATTTTGCTATTTTATATCTTTGCTATCCTTGTGATTAGTCTGATTATTCCGTATACGACGGCGAGTTTAGCAAGCGAGGATGTAACAGTCAGTCCCTTCACGCTTGTATTTGATCAGGCAGGCGTCGCTTTTGCAGCATCGGTCATGAATGCCATTATTTTAACATCTGTTTTATCGGCTGGAAGCTCTGGCATGTATGCTTCTACTCGGATGTTATGGGATTTAGCGAGAGAAGGAAAAGCACCGAAGTTTTTGGCTAGATTAGACCGTCGCGGTGTGCCGGTGAATGCTTTAATTATCACTTCTCTTGTTGGAACGCTGGCTTTCCTTGCTTCTTTCTTTGGTGATGGGGCAGTCTATATTTGGTTATTGAATGCATCAGGCATGTCCGGTTTTATTGCCTGGCTTGGAATCGCTATCAGTCATTATCGTTTCCGCAGAGCTTATATGGCTCAAGGACATGACTTACGTGATTTGCCTTATCGGGCAAAGTGGTTTCCGTTTGGTCCGCTCTTTGCGCTTACACTTTGTACGATTGTTATCCTTGGACAAAATTACAGCGCTTTCACAAGCGGTACGATTGACTGGAACGGCGCGATTATTTCTTATATCGGTCTTCCATTATTCATTGTCGTTTGGCTTGGTTACAAAGTTGCGAAGAAAACAAAAGTGGTGCCGCTTGAAAAGTGTAATCTGAACAAGCCTTAA
- a CDS encoding aminotransferase class I/II-fold pyridoxal phosphate-dependent enzyme: MNLTITNMYEAPHSKVDHTEAPLYEALCLYEASKRTSMHVPGHKDGRVFDREAFGRFESILKIDATESVGIDDLHHPTDFIADAQNLAAEAFGADHTFFLVGGSTIGNIGVALTLCAPGEKILVQRNMHKSVFHGLMLAGAQPIFIAPAIESTTKVAKVSDIYYIEKALAENPDVKGVWITNPNYYGMSQDITRLAETCHKAGVPLIVDEAHGAHFGQSEEVPPSALSKGADVVIQSTHKMLTAMTMASMLHVKGDRVSRERLAQVLGMIQSTSPSYPLLASLDLARRYLVTEGRAHLKETVKRLEERRMALSDELQALSIWEGSQEVHYRDPLKWIISCNNEVVSGYQLLDMFYEQGCTAEISDPRNIVFLFSLNEEQEDIEKVVEAIKAIDQKLQQWAMTEQKEKVETVLFAAEGTLYKQEVSLRDAFHMPRKRVALEDAVGSLCGEMILPYPPGIPLLTPGEEITATHVQTIKELKEMGAYFQSPSDDTLKTLYVLK, translated from the coding sequence ATGAATCTTACAATTACGAATATGTATGAAGCCCCTCATTCTAAAGTTGATCATACAGAGGCACCGCTTTATGAGGCCCTTTGTTTATATGAAGCAAGCAAGCGTACATCTATGCATGTGCCTGGACATAAAGACGGGCGGGTGTTTGACCGGGAAGCATTTGGCCGCTTTGAGAGCATATTAAAAATAGATGCAACTGAATCAGTAGGAATTGATGACTTGCATCATCCGACGGATTTTATCGCTGATGCTCAAAATTTAGCAGCGGAAGCATTCGGAGCAGATCATACATTTTTCTTAGTAGGCGGAAGCACCATCGGAAACATCGGAGTAGCTCTCACTCTATGTGCGCCTGGAGAGAAAATTCTCGTTCAGCGCAATATGCATAAATCGGTGTTTCATGGTTTAATGCTGGCAGGTGCTCAGCCAATCTTTATCGCACCGGCTATTGAATCCACAACGAAAGTAGCGAAAGTATCTGATATTTACTACATTGAAAAAGCACTGGCGGAAAACCCGGATGTAAAAGGCGTTTGGATTACGAACCCTAACTACTATGGAATGAGTCAGGATATTACCCGTTTAGCTGAGACTTGCCACAAAGCGGGGGTGCCTCTCATTGTTGATGAAGCCCATGGAGCCCATTTTGGCCAATCGGAGGAAGTGCCACCGTCAGCTTTATCTAAAGGAGCAGATGTTGTTATACAATCTACGCATAAGATGCTTACAGCTATGACTATGGCTTCAATGCTTCATGTAAAAGGAGACCGTGTTTCCCGTGAGCGGCTGGCACAAGTGCTCGGAATGATTCAATCAACGAGCCCTTCCTATCCGTTACTTGCTTCTTTGGATCTGGCTCGACGTTATTTAGTGACAGAAGGACGTGCGCATTTAAAAGAAACAGTGAAACGTTTAGAGGAAAGACGTATGGCTCTTTCAGATGAGCTGCAAGCGCTTTCCATCTGGGAGGGAAGTCAAGAGGTTCATTATCGGGATCCGTTAAAATGGATTATCTCCTGCAACAATGAGGTGGTCTCTGGCTATCAGCTGCTGGATATGTTTTACGAGCAAGGCTGTACAGCAGAGATCAGCGATCCGCGCAATATTGTCTTTTTATTCTCATTGAATGAGGAACAAGAGGATATTGAGAAAGTAGTGGAAGCGATTAAAGCGATTGATCAAAAGCTACAGCAATGGGCAATGACGGAGCAGAAGGAGAAAGTAGAGACTGTTCTTTTTGCAGCGGAAGGCACATTATATAAGCAGGAAGTCTCTTTGCGAGATGCTTTTCACATGCCGCGCAAAAGAGTAGCTTTAGAAGACGCCGTTGGCTCTCTTTGCGGAGAAATGATTCTTCCTTATCCACCGGGAATTCCGTTGTTGACACCTGGGGAGGAAATTACTGCCACTCATGTACAAACGATTAAAGAGTTAAAGGAAATGGGAGCCTATTTTCAGAGTCCTTCCGACGATACATTAAAAACACTATACGTACTCAAATAG
- a CDS encoding VWA domain-containing protein: protein MKKPIIKSSRLLILLVCLIFLAACSGSTENSKPAEPKTAANSSPAGKIPKAAETAEGMIAQKAGWLMKKHFDEDIEAVKPIDWFKYRNFYDETFKPIMEQEIGHYFEKHKNLTSEEVYNYLVYTLGSGQYERFYKPLTAFTHGFQAPELPTEKTDTVETAETPKQANALILIDASGSMKAEVPGGVKMDLAKAAIQQFAAELTEGTNVSLLVYGHIGTGSDADKAKSCQAIESIFPLAKYEKASFQQATDSFQASGWTPLAGAINKAAELLSAYPSDQYANSVYIVSDGIETCGGDPIAAAKKLQEQSIQAKVHIIGFDVDDPGQKQLKAVAEAGGGEYATVKNKEELETQIIKKWRPSVFEIAGKQGVPAHEYVDKISELTNYKVHLTDLSNYEKSRIANATYFLSNQQLIDDKTKEKVLSIIEKRNRLRNDHFEQIYKMKKQKLEEAKNIIDQKVSDWKDQWEK from the coding sequence ATGAAGAAACCCATAATTAAAAGCAGCCGGCTCTTGATCCTGCTGGTTTGTCTCATATTCCTAGCTGCTTGCTCTGGCTCTACAGAAAACAGCAAACCAGCCGAGCCGAAAACGGCAGCAAACAGTTCACCAGCTGGAAAGATTCCTAAAGCAGCCGAAACAGCTGAGGGAATGATTGCCCAGAAAGCTGGATGGTTAATGAAAAAGCATTTTGACGAAGACATCGAGGCTGTCAAGCCCATTGATTGGTTCAAGTACCGTAACTTTTATGATGAAACATTCAAGCCTATTATGGAACAAGAAATTGGTCATTACTTTGAGAAGCACAAGAACTTAACGAGTGAGGAGGTCTATAATTATCTTGTTTATACATTAGGCTCAGGTCAATATGAAAGATTTTATAAACCGCTCACCGCTTTCACCCACGGCTTTCAGGCCCCTGAATTGCCAACTGAGAAAACCGACACAGTAGAGACAGCAGAAACGCCAAAGCAGGCAAATGCCCTCATCCTCATAGATGCAAGCGGAAGCATGAAAGCGGAAGTTCCAGGTGGGGTCAAAATGGACCTAGCAAAAGCAGCGATTCAACAATTTGCAGCCGAGCTCACTGAGGGAACGAACGTTTCTCTGCTCGTTTATGGCCACATTGGAACTGGAAGTGATGCCGATAAAGCCAAGTCATGCCAAGCCATTGAATCCATATTCCCATTGGCGAAATACGAAAAGGCCAGCTTCCAGCAAGCGACTGACTCTTTTCAAGCAAGCGGATGGACACCGCTTGCCGGTGCGATTAATAAAGCAGCCGAACTTCTTTCTGCCTATCCCTCTGACCAGTACGCCAATAGCGTATATATTGTGAGCGACGGGATCGAAACGTGTGGCGGCGATCCTATTGCGGCCGCGAAAAAGTTACAGGAACAAAGCATTCAAGCTAAAGTTCATATTATTGGGTTTGACGTCGATGATCCCGGCCAAAAACAATTAAAGGCTGTAGCTGAAGCGGGTGGCGGTGAATACGCTACGGTTAAAAATAAAGAGGAGTTAGAAACACAGATAATAAAGAAATGGCGTCCTTCTGTGTTTGAAATCGCTGGAAAACAAGGCGTGCCAGCTCATGAATATGTAGACAAAATAAGCGAGCTTACTAATTATAAAGTTCACTTAACTGATTTAAGCAACTATGAAAAAAGCCGAATTGCAAATGCTACTTATTTTTTATCCAACCAACAATTGATCGATGACAAAACAAAAGAGAAGGTCCTTTCTATTATAGAAAAAAGGAATAGACTAAGAAACGATCACTTTGAACAAATATATAAAATGAAAAAACAAAAACTAGAAGAAGCCAAAAATATCATTGATCAGAAAGTGTCTGACTGGAAAGATCAGTGGGAAAAATAA